The following proteins are co-located in the Desulfatitalea tepidiphila genome:
- the hybA gene encoding hydrogenase 2 operon protein HybA yields the protein MGISRRNFFKILSVAGAATATAQTPARAWQSQAPSEAYGCLVDLTRCIGCRKCEQACNEVNKLPPPDRSFEDLTVLDRKRRPDEKTFTVVNRYYSGMIDERDQLIPTFVKLQCMHCQDPACASACIVGALSKQENGAVNYDVTKCIGCRYCMVACPFEIPAYEYHDPITPKVMKCTFCYERVANEGKLPGCAEVCPVEAITFGRRDTLLKVAKDRIKENPGRYVDHLYGEREAGGTSWMYLSAQPFEKLGFVTLPDHPMPRLAETIQHSLYSYLWSPIVLFGMLSGIMWAFRGKGERQEDHEGGNS from the coding sequence ATGGGCATCAGCCGACGCAATTTTTTCAAAATCCTTTCCGTTGCCGGCGCCGCCACCGCGACCGCCCAAACACCGGCCCGGGCCTGGCAATCCCAGGCGCCTTCTGAGGCTTACGGCTGCCTGGTGGATCTGACCCGCTGCATCGGCTGCCGCAAGTGCGAACAGGCATGCAACGAGGTCAACAAACTGCCGCCGCCCGATCGTTCGTTCGAAGACCTGACCGTGCTGGACCGGAAGCGGCGGCCGGACGAGAAGACGTTTACCGTGGTCAACCGGTACTACTCGGGCATGATCGACGAACGCGACCAGCTTATTCCCACGTTTGTCAAGCTGCAGTGCATGCACTGCCAGGACCCGGCCTGTGCGTCGGCCTGCATCGTGGGCGCCCTGTCCAAGCAGGAGAACGGGGCGGTCAACTACGACGTGACCAAATGTATCGGCTGCCGCTATTGCATGGTGGCCTGCCCGTTCGAAATCCCGGCCTACGAATACCACGACCCCATCACCCCGAAGGTGATGAAATGCACCTTCTGCTACGAACGCGTGGCCAACGAGGGCAAGCTGCCCGGTTGCGCCGAGGTCTGTCCGGTGGAGGCGATCACCTTCGGCCGGCGCGACACCCTGCTCAAGGTGGCCAAGGATCGCATCAAAGAGAACCCGGGCCGCTACGTCGATCATCTTTACGGCGAACGGGAAGCGGGCGGCACCTCCTGGATGTACCTGTCGGCCCAACCCTTCGAAAAGCTGGGTTTCGTAACCCTGCCCGACCATCCCATGCCCCGCCTGGCCGAAACCATTCAACACTCGCTTTACAGCTATCTCTGGTCGCCCATCGTTCTGTTCGGCATGCTCAGCGGCATCATGTGGGCCTTCCGCGGCAAGGGCGAACGCCAGGAAGACCACGAAGGAGGGAATTCATGA
- a CDS encoding sigma-54 interaction domain-containing protein, with product MKDIEINRYWGRVIDTLNDALLIISKEGRILAANRSFEEMTGYTAREITGQSCRLLKCDACEKAIKDDGQGWCTLFEQPRSDIRKCRCEIVKKDGTAMPVLKNASVLYDEDGSIMGAVETLTDISELDRLDKRVAFLSRQLDETDGYCGIIGRSPQMQKVFGIIEKAARSDAPVIILGESGTGKELVARAIHDRGFRSQGAYVQVNCAALNASLLESELFGHVKGSFTGAFRDRKGRFESADGGDLFLDEIGDIPLSVQIKLLRALETKQFERVGDDRPVAVDVRIITATNKDLHALIAQGAFRQDLYFRINVIPIHLPPLRERREDIPLLVETFMQRLKSKTGKPISGIRKEAMDSLMRYAFPGNVRELKSVLQYAFTLAEKGPLEISHLPPQMFAADAPAVGAPLPGSHRELRERQELIDALQATGGNQTRAAQLLGINRVTVWNRMRKYGLDLKRELTATPAGPT from the coding sequence ATGAAAGACATCGAGATCAACCGATACTGGGGCAGGGTGATCGATACCCTCAACGATGCCCTCCTGATTATCAGCAAAGAGGGCCGGATTCTGGCGGCCAACCGCTCTTTCGAAGAGATGACCGGCTATACGGCCCGGGAGATTACCGGCCAGTCGTGTCGCCTGCTCAAGTGCGACGCCTGCGAGAAGGCCATCAAAGACGACGGTCAGGGCTGGTGCACCCTGTTCGAGCAACCCCGTTCCGATATTCGCAAGTGCCGCTGTGAAATCGTCAAAAAGGACGGCACGGCCATGCCGGTGCTGAAGAATGCCTCGGTGCTCTATGACGAAGATGGCTCGATAATGGGGGCGGTGGAGACGTTGACGGATATCAGCGAACTCGATCGCCTGGACAAGCGCGTGGCCTTCTTATCCCGCCAGCTCGACGAGACCGACGGGTACTGCGGCATCATCGGTCGCTCGCCCCAAATGCAAAAGGTCTTCGGCATCATCGAAAAAGCGGCCCGCAGCGATGCCCCGGTGATCATTCTGGGGGAATCGGGCACCGGCAAGGAGCTGGTGGCGCGGGCGATCCACGACCGCGGATTCCGCTCCCAAGGGGCTTACGTACAGGTCAACTGTGCGGCCCTGAACGCCTCCTTACTGGAGAGCGAACTCTTCGGCCATGTCAAAGGGTCGTTCACAGGCGCCTTTCGCGACCGCAAGGGACGCTTCGAAAGTGCCGACGGAGGAGACCTCTTTCTGGACGAGATCGGGGATATCCCCCTCTCCGTCCAGATCAAATTGCTGCGCGCTTTGGAAACCAAGCAGTTCGAGCGGGTGGGAGACGATCGCCCGGTGGCGGTCGATGTCCGCATCATCACGGCCACCAATAAAGATTTACACGCCCTCATTGCCCAGGGCGCCTTTCGGCAGGATCTCTATTTTCGCATCAACGTCATCCCCATCCATCTGCCGCCGCTGCGGGAGAGAAGAGAAGATATTCCGTTGTTGGTGGAGACCTTTATGCAGCGGTTGAAATCCAAGACCGGAAAACCCATCAGCGGTATCCGTAAAGAAGCCATGGACAGCCTGATGCGCTACGCGTTCCCCGGCAATGTGCGGGAACTGAAAAGCGTCCTGCAATATGCGTTTACCCTTGCCGAAAAGGGGCCTCTCGAAATCTCGCACCTTCCGCCGCAGATGTTCGCCGCCGATGCACCGGCCGTGGGCGCACCTCTTCCCGGCAGCCATCGGGAACTGAGGGAGCGGCAGGAATTGATCGATGCCCTGCAGGCCACCGGCGGAAATCAGACCCGGGCCGCACAGCTTTTGGGCATCAACCGCGTGACGGTGTGGAACCGCATGCGCAAATATGGGCTCGACCTGAAAAGGGAGTTGACCGCCACTCCCGCCGGGCCCACCTGA
- a CDS encoding histone deacetylase family protein codes for MRPSERQGRHTMMNVYFHNDFYRVYTSDPAASAGRMEAIIETVAPYVDIRTCEPATEEDLRAAHPASHIADIRGRGLYDIAALAAGGAIQAARAGMQEPSFALIRPPGHHASADSCWGFCFFNNMAVSLFHLRASGRIGSALILDFDLHYGDGTANILGDQTWVDILNPESHHRLTYLDQVRRTLDATAADVIAVSAGFDNHVQDWGGLLTTADYRTMGEWVRAAAERNKGGCYGLLEGGYNDDVLGKNVLAFLEGLSSRENRHVQDQASPP; via the coding sequence ATGCGTCCAAGTGAACGCCAGGGCCGGCACACGATGATGAACGTCTATTTTCATAACGACTTCTACCGGGTTTACACCAGCGATCCCGCAGCCTCGGCCGGCCGAATGGAAGCGATCATCGAGACCGTCGCGCCGTATGTGGACATTCGAACATGCGAGCCGGCCACCGAAGAGGACCTGCGCGCCGCACACCCTGCAAGCCACATCGCCGATATTCGCGGCCGGGGATTGTACGATATCGCCGCCCTGGCGGCCGGAGGGGCGATCCAGGCCGCACGTGCCGGCATGCAGGAACCGAGTTTCGCCTTGATCCGGCCGCCGGGACATCACGCCTCGGCCGACAGCTGCTGGGGATTTTGCTTTTTCAACAACATGGCCGTCTCGCTCTTTCACCTGCGCGCCTCGGGCCGCATCGGCTCCGCATTGATCCTGGATTTCGACCTGCACTACGGCGACGGCACCGCCAACATCCTCGGAGACCAAACCTGGGTCGACATTCTCAACCCCGAATCCCACCATCGATTGACTTATCTAGATCAGGTGCGACGCACCCTGGATGCCACGGCGGCCGATGTCATCGCCGTCTCCGCCGGGTTCGACAACCATGTCCAGGACTGGGGCGGACTGCTCACCACGGCCGATTACCGCACCATGGGGGAGTGGGTCCGCGCGGCGGCCGAACGGAACAAAGGCGGCTGCTACGGGCTTCTGGAAGGGGGCTACAATGACGATGTGCTGGGAAAAAATGTACTGGCCTTCCTGGAAGGATTGTCCAGCAGGGAAAATCGCCATGTTCAAGATCAAGCATCTCCGCCATAA
- a CDS encoding sigma-54 interaction domain-containing protein, with translation MDIAKYWKTIVDTLQDGLLVVDAQGQIMAANPAAERVTGYTTSELVGRSCRILNCTGCKIIGKGRGADWCGLFSKGAIKAKKCLITHKDRHTVHIVKSATVLRDENGDMIGAVETLTDITEKVRQQQEISNLRKTFHLDEGYHGILGKTDVMLNLFETIENVAQSNTPVMIMGESGTGKELVARAIHQASARKEKPYIKVNCAALNENLLESELFGHVKGAYTGAERARVGRFEAAHGGTLFLDEIGDIPPSIQIKLLRVLEDKRIERVGDNRPVDVDVRIVTATHKNLEALIDEGLFREDLFFRINVFPLKCPSLADRREDIPLIAQSFIRRNAISSGKRILGLTPEALEQLSIYEWPGNVRELRNAIEYAFVLCQSGGIGLNHLPPKILHGHTSIPGNCAQDSACMEGREALLTVLRKTGGNQSEAARLLGVSRVTIWKRMKKYGIGGKPAGLFTVPSNLDG, from the coding sequence ATGGATATCGCCAAATACTGGAAAACCATCGTGGACACCCTGCAGGATGGACTTCTCGTCGTGGACGCCCAAGGCCAGATCATGGCCGCCAATCCGGCGGCCGAGCGTGTCACCGGCTACACGACGAGCGAGTTGGTCGGCCGCTCCTGCCGTATTCTCAACTGCACCGGCTGCAAGATCATCGGCAAAGGCCGCGGCGCCGATTGGTGTGGCCTTTTCAGCAAAGGCGCCATCAAGGCAAAAAAATGCCTGATCACCCATAAGGACCGCCATACGGTCCACATCGTCAAAAGCGCCACCGTATTGCGTGACGAAAACGGTGACATGATCGGTGCGGTGGAAACCCTGACCGATATTACCGAGAAGGTGCGCCAGCAGCAGGAGATCAGTAACCTGCGAAAGACCTTCCACCTGGACGAAGGCTACCACGGCATTCTGGGCAAGACAGACGTCATGCTCAACCTGTTCGAAACCATCGAGAATGTCGCCCAGTCCAATACGCCGGTGATGATCATGGGGGAAAGCGGGACGGGCAAAGAGTTGGTGGCCCGGGCCATCCACCAGGCCAGCGCCCGCAAAGAAAAACCCTATATCAAGGTCAACTGCGCGGCGTTGAATGAAAATCTACTGGAGAGCGAGCTCTTCGGCCACGTGAAGGGCGCCTATACAGGAGCGGAACGGGCTCGCGTGGGACGGTTCGAAGCGGCCCACGGCGGCACCCTGTTTCTCGATGAGATCGGCGACATCCCGCCGTCGATCCAGATCAAACTACTGCGGGTCCTGGAAGACAAACGAATCGAACGGGTGGGTGACAACCGCCCCGTGGACGTCGACGTGCGCATCGTCACCGCCACCCATAAAAATCTCGAGGCACTCATTGACGAAGGCTTGTTCCGGGAGGACCTTTTCTTCCGAATCAATGTCTTTCCGTTGAAATGCCCGTCCCTGGCGGATAGACGCGAAGACATCCCGCTGATCGCACAGAGTTTCATCCGGCGCAATGCGATCAGCAGCGGCAAACGGATTCTCGGTCTGACGCCCGAGGCCCTGGAACAACTTTCGATCTATGAATGGCCCGGGAACGTCCGCGAACTTCGGAACGCCATCGAATACGCATTCGTTCTGTGTCAGAGCGGCGGGATTGGTTTGAACCATTTGCCACCCAAGATCCTCCACGGCCATACCTCGATACCCGGAAACTGTGCACAGGATTCGGCATGCATGGAGGGGCGCGAGGCGCTGCTCACCGTCCTGCGCAAAACCGGTGGCAACCAGTCCGAGGCGGCCCGTTTGCTGGGCGTCAGCCGCGTCACCATCTGGAAGCGTATGAAAAAATATGGCATCGGTGGGAAACCGGCCGGACTCTTTACGGTGCCCTCAAACCTTGATGGTTGA